Proteins found in one Panicum hallii strain FIL2 chromosome 4, PHallii_v3.1, whole genome shotgun sequence genomic segment:
- the LOC112891130 gene encoding probable peroxygenase 5 isoform X2, whose amino-acid sequence MAGKAADTGSNDGGATTGQSSSSSSSMADVYKGELTPLQRHAAFFDRDKDGVIYPSETYKGFRAIGCGVALSAASAVFVNAALGPNTKPENQKTPPFKFPIYVKNIHKGKHGSDSGVYDANGRFVSEKFEEIFKKYAHTKPDALTGKELQEMLQANREPKDFKGWLGGFTEWKVLYSLCKDKDGFLHKDTVRAVYDGSLFERLEQERKAKKESTKKK is encoded by the exons ATGGCCGGCAAAGCTGCAGACACCG GGAGCAACGACGGCGGCGCCACCACGGGgcagtcctcctcctcctcctcctccatggcGGACGTGTACAAGGGCGAGCTCACGCCGCTGCAGCGCCACGCCGCCTTCTTCGACCGCGACAAGGACGGCGTCATCTACCCCTCCGAGACGTACAAAG GGTTCCGCGCGATCGGCTGCGGGGTGGCGCTGTCCGCCGCCAGCGCCGTCTTCGTCAACGCCGCACTTGGGCCCAACACCAAACCG GAGAACCAGAAGACTCCGCCTTTCAAGTTCCCCATTTATGTGAAGAACATTCACAAGGGCAAGCATGGAAGCGATTCAGGAGTGTACGATGCCAATGGAAG ATTTGTTTCTGAAAAGTTTGAGGAGATATTCAAGAAGTATGCCCACACCAAGCCTGATGCTCTCACAGGAAAAGAGCTGCAGGAGATGCTCCAAGCAAACAGGGAACCCAAAGACTTCAAAGGATG GCTGGGTGGCTTCACGGAGTGGAAGGTGCTGTATTCTCTGTGCAAAGACAAGGACGGGTTTCTCCATAAGGATACAGTCAGGGCGGTCTATGATGGCAGCCTGTTTGAAAGGTTGGAGCAAGAGAGGAAGGCTAAGAAGGAATCGACAAAGAAGAAGTGA
- the LOC112891130 gene encoding probable peroxygenase 5 isoform X1: MQIQRSVARHVLRGASLALVTAALLSVLAPGSNDGGATTGQSSSSSSSMADVYKGELTPLQRHAAFFDRDKDGVIYPSETYKGFRAIGCGVALSAASAVFVNAALGPNTKPENQKTPPFKFPIYVKNIHKGKHGSDSGVYDANGRFVSEKFEEIFKKYAHTKPDALTGKELQEMLQANREPKDFKGWLGGFTEWKVLYSLCKDKDGFLHKDTVRAVYDGSLFERLEQERKAKKESTKKK; this comes from the exons ATGCAGATCCAAAGATCAGTGGCTCGCCATGTCCTTCGCGGCGCGAGTCTCGCCCTCGTAACCGCCGCGCTCCTCTCTGTGCTGGCACCAGGGAGCAACGACGGCGGCGCCACCACGGGgcagtcctcctcctcctcctcctccatggcGGACGTGTACAAGGGCGAGCTCACGCCGCTGCAGCGCCACGCCGCCTTCTTCGACCGCGACAAGGACGGCGTCATCTACCCCTCCGAGACGTACAAAG GGTTCCGCGCGATCGGCTGCGGGGTGGCGCTGTCCGCCGCCAGCGCCGTCTTCGTCAACGCCGCACTTGGGCCCAACACCAAACCG GAGAACCAGAAGACTCCGCCTTTCAAGTTCCCCATTTATGTGAAGAACATTCACAAGGGCAAGCATGGAAGCGATTCAGGAGTGTACGATGCCAATGGAAG ATTTGTTTCTGAAAAGTTTGAGGAGATATTCAAGAAGTATGCCCACACCAAGCCTGATGCTCTCACAGGAAAAGAGCTGCAGGAGATGCTCCAAGCAAACAGGGAACCCAAAGACTTCAAAGGATG GCTGGGTGGCTTCACGGAGTGGAAGGTGCTGTATTCTCTGTGCAAAGACAAGGACGGGTTTCTCCATAAGGATACAGTCAGGGCGGTCTATGATGGCAGCCTGTTTGAAAGGTTGGAGCAAGAGAGGAAGGCTAAGAAGGAATCGACAAAGAAGAAGTGA
- the LOC112890903 gene encoding probable peroxygenase 4, which produces MESERGATTAAAPSPRKPRPERSQLARRHVLCGASFAIVTALLLSVLGRPGSSRDGAKVRRPSSSSNADVYEQGELTPLQRHVAFFDRDKDGVIYSSETYEGFRAIGCGVPLSAAAAIFINGGLGPKTIPENEKTPPFKLPIYVKNIHKGKHGSDSDVYDAHGRFVPEKFEEIFKKHAHTRPDALTGKELQELLEANREPKDFKGWLGGFTEWKVLYYVCKDKDGFLHKDTARAVYDGSLFERLENERKSKESTS; this is translated from the exons ATGGAGAGCGAGCGTGGAGCgacgacggccgccgccccgtcgCCCCGGAAGCCGCGGCCGGAAAGGTCCCAGCTGGCCCGTCGGCACGTTCTTTGCGGCGCGAGTTTCGCAATCGTAACCGCGCTGCTCCTCTCAGTGCTGGGACGACCGGGGAGCAGCAGAGACGGCGCCAAGGTGCGgcggccctcctcctcctccaatgCGGACGTGTACGAGCAGGGCGAGCTCACGCCGCTCCAGCGGCACGTCGCCTTCTTCGACCGGGACAAGGACGGCGTCATCTACTCCTCCGAGACCTACGAAG GGTTCCGCGCGATCGGGTGCGGCGTGCCgctgtccgccgccgccgccatcttcATCAACGGCGGGCTTGGTCCCAAGACCATACCG GAGAACGAGAAGACCCCACCTTTCAAGCTCCCCATTTATGTGAAGAACATCCACAAGGGCAAGCACGGAAGTGATTCTGACGTGTATGATGCCCACGGAAG GTTCGTTCCTGAAAAGTTTGAGGAGATCTTCAAGAAGCATGCCCACACCAGGCCTGATGCCCTGACAGGCAAAGAGCTCCAGGAGCTGCTCGAAGCAAACAGGGAACCTAAAGACTTCAAAGGATG GTTGGGTGGCTTCACGGAATGGAAGGTGCTGTACTACGTGTGCAAAGACAAGGATGGGTTTCTCCACAAGGACACTGCAAGGGCAGTCTACGATGGTAGCCTGTTCGAAAGGTTGGAGAATGAGAGGAAGTCTAAGGAGTCTACTAGCTAA
- the LOC112890904 gene encoding probable peroxygenase 5, with translation MACEPADAGSSSVKGSSLADVYKGELTPLQRHVAFFDRDKDGVIYASETYEGFRAIGAGVPLSAFSALFINGLLGPKTIPENEKAPAFKLPIYVKNIQKGKHGSDSGVYDANGWFVPEKFEAIFKKHAHTRPDALTGKELQELLKANREPKDFKGWLGGFTEWKVLYSLCKDEKGFLHKDTVRAVYDGSLFERLEKDRKSKESTNKK, from the exons ATGGCCTGCGAACCTGCGGACGCCG GGAGCAGCAGCGTGAAGGGTTCCTCCCTGGCGGACGTGTACAAGGGCGAGCTCACGCCGCTGCAGCGGCACGTCGCCTTCTTCGACCGCGACAAGGACGGCGTCATCTACGCCTCCGAGACATATGAAGGGTTCCGCGCGATCGGGGCCGGCGTCCCGCTCTCCGCCTTCAGCGCCCTCTTCATCAACGGACTCCTTGGACCCAAGACCATACCG GAGAACGAGAAGGCTCCAGCGTTCAAGCTCCCCATTTACGTGAAGAACATCCAAAAGGGCAAGCACGGGAGCGACTCGGGCGTGTACGATGCCAACGGATG GTTCGTTCCTGAAAAGTTTGAGGCGATCTTCAAGAAGCATGCCCACACTAGGCCTGATGCTTTAACAGGCAAAGAGCTGCAGGAGCTGCTAAAAGCAAACAGGGAGCCTAAGGACTTCAAAGGATG GCTGGGTGGTTTCACGGAGTGGAAGGTGCTCTACTCCCTCTGCAAAGACGAAAAAGGGTTCCTTCACAAGGACACTGTCAGGGCAGTCTATGATGGCAGCCTATTTGAAAGGTTGGAGAAGGACAGGAAGTCTAAGGAGTCTACTAATAAGAAATGA